A window of the Henckelia pumila isolate YLH828 chromosome 3, ASM3356847v2, whole genome shotgun sequence genome harbors these coding sequences:
- the LOC140892464 gene encoding uncharacterized protein isoform X1, whose amino-acid sequence MASSPANFIYSTVIKRHFRVFLIPWLKRNTLLCCARGREYCSSFPVKYIPKKCSINENFEPASSLVKNLVEQEKHDSLDMNVPGVKSLSNSCWRVPETEPKNHDYLQVGEDKEDDFIAVNDEFTENLDYVGEDYSNICQAGQSQQDVEKSAIELLASRAFTALELKKKLQRKRFPLEVIDALIMDFQHRGLINDCLYAETFARSRWSSLSWGPRRIKQELFKKGVNEVDAVKAIKLVFENDGASEDQDSGLAMSKLSIDRLLVQASKQWMRSQGAPCETRKFRIIRWLQYRGYSWSVTKFILNKLESECP is encoded by the exons ATGGCGTCGTCTCCTGCAAATTTCATCTACTCAACAGTAATCAAACGCCATTTCCGAGTCTTTCTGATTCCCTG GTTAAAGAGGAACACTCTCCTGTGCTGCGCAAGGGGAAGAGAGTACTGTAGCTCATTCCCAGTTAAATACATCCCAAAGAAATGTTCGATAAACGAAAATTTCGAACCCGCTTCTTCGCTTGTCAAGAACTTGGTGGAACAGGAGAAGCATGATAGTCTGGACATGAACGTGCCTGGAGTAAAATCTTTAAGTAATTCTTGCTGGAGGGTTCCGGAGACCGAGCCCAAGAATCATGATTACCTAC AGGTGGGAGAAGATAAAGAGGACGACTTCATTGCTGTGAATGATGAATTTACCGAAAATCTTGATTACGTTGGCGAGGATTATAGTAACATATGTCAAGCTGGACAAAGCCAGCAAGATGTTGAGAAGTCGGCAATTGAGTTGCTTGCTTCCAG AGCATTTACCGCATTGGAGCTGAAAAAGAAACTACAGAGAAAAAGATTTCCACTTGAAGTTATTGATGCATTGATAATGGACTTTCAGCACAG GGGTCTGATCAATGACTGCTTATATGCGGAAACATTTGCTCGCTCTAGATGGTCTTCCTTAAGCTGGGGTCCTCGGCGAATCAAACAG GAACTATTCAAGAAAGGAGTGAATGAGGTAGATGCAGTGAAGGCGATAAAACTAGTATTTGAGAATGATGGAGCCAGTGAAGATCAAGATTCAGGGCTTGCAATGTCTAAGCTATCTATTGATCGACTTTTGGTTCAGGCCTCAAAGCAATGGATGCGGAGTCAGGGCGCTCCTTGTGAAACACGAAAGTTCAGAATCATCCGGTGGCTTCAATATCGTGGATATAGTTGGAGTGTTACAAAATTTATCTTGAATAAGTTGGAATCTGAGTGTCCATAG
- the LOC140890898 gene encoding uncharacterized protein: protein MAAHSRNHLSSSLRFLFFSFTSFFVSTSVLLFPSCSAIKDEQGVALLAWKKGLNDSANALADWSASDQSPCYWYGIHCNSNGQVVKIVLQSIDLQGPLPSNLQPLRLLNTLVLSSTNLTGTIPKEFGDYLELVTIDISDNSIVGEIPVEICRLNKLQELSVDTNLLTGSIPLEIGNLTMIKNLMLFDNKLGGEVPKTLGNLRNLEAFRAGGNQNLEGELPWEIGNCSNLVILGLAETSISGSLPASIGMLKKLQTIAMYTSMLSGPIPEEIGNCSELQNLYLYQNSITGSIPSQIGGLKMLRNMLLWQNSMVGEIPFELGSCSGLRVVDFSENLLTGSVPTSVGNLLELQELQLSVNQLSGTIPSEISKCAALTHLEVDNNQFYGEIPVQIGELTSLNLFFAWKNNLTGMIPESLSQCVNLQALDLSYNQLYGPIPKQIFKLTNLTKLLLISNKLSGFIPPYIGNCTNLYRIRISDNMLGGTVPLEIGWLKVLNFLDMSNNHLEGGIPPSISGCENLEFLDLHSNGLTGPLPDALPKSLQFVDISDNRLTGNLTPSIGYLTKITKLNLGNNQLVGRIPSEIMSCNKLQLVDLGSNGFFGDIPKELGRLPSLEIALNLSNNEFTGEIPDEFSNLGKLAVLDLSYNKLSGNLEILKNLQNLVTLNVSFNDFSGDLPNTPFFRKLPFSDLAGNKNLYISGGVLPSVGTSGHDKATLKIAMPILVSASAVLVLLAIYLLVRSRVAKNKSIETDTWEMTLYQKMEFSVDDIIRNLTSSNVIGTGSSGVVYRVTVPSGVTLAVKKMWSSEESGAFDSEIRTLGSIRHKNIVRLLGWGSNTTLKLLFYDYLPNGSLSSLLHGVGKGRADWEARYDVILGIAHALAYLHHDCVPPIIHGDVKAMNVLLGRQMEPYLADFGLARLFNRETDFRDTLKQSQRPHLAGSYGYIAPEHASMQCITEKSDVYSFGVVILEVLTGRHPLDPTLPGGAHLVQWVREHLHSKRDPVDILDPKLRGRADPQMHEMLQTLAVSFLCLGARPDDRPMMKDVVAMLEEIRHVDPVRSDTDLLKGNISGNHRSPTSKNVVLQGSSSCSFEFSDESV from the exons ATGGCTGCACACTCAAGAAACCATCTTTCCTCTTCTCTTCGTTTCCTCTTCTTCTCTTTCACCTCTTTCTTTGTATCCACCTCTGTGCTTCTCTTCCCTTCTTGTTCCGCCATTAAAGATGAGCAGGGTGTAGCCCTGCTGGCATGGAAGAAAGGATTGAATGATTCCGCCAATGCTCTTGCGGATTGGAGTGCTTCAGACCAAAGTCCCTGTTATTGGTATGGCATACACTGCAACTCCAATGGCCAAGTGGTGAAGATTGTCTTGCAGTCGATAGACTTGCAAGGTCCGTTGCCTTCAAATTTGCAGCCACTCAGGTTGCTGAATACTCTGGTTCTTTCGTCCACGAATCTAACTGGAACGATCCCGAAGGAGTTTGGAGATTATCTTGAGCTGGTCACGATTGATATTAGCGACAACTCCATTGTTGGGGAGATTCCGGTTGAAATTTGCAGGTTGAATAAGCTTCAAGAATTGTCCGTCGACACAAATCTGTTGACGGGTAGCATCCCTTTGGAGATTGGGAATCTCACTATGATTAAGAATCTTATGCTCTTTGACAATAAGCTCGGCGGCGAGGTTCCCAAGACTCTAGGGAATTTGAGGAATCTTGAGGCGTTCAGAGCTGGAGGGAATCAGAATCTGGAGGGGGAATTGCCTTGGGAGATTGGAAACTGCAGCAACTTGGTTATTCTTGGCCTCGCGGAAACCAGCATTTCTGGGAGTTTACCGGCGTCAATTGGGATGCTGAAAAAGCTTCAGACAATAGCAATGTATACATCTATGCTGTCTGGTCCGATCCCTGAAGAGATTGGAAATTGCAGCGAGTTGCAGAATCTGTACTTGTATCAGAATTCGATCACAGGTTCGATTCCAAGTCAGATAGGGGGACTCAAGATGCTCCGGAATATGCTGTTATGGCAGAACAGTATGGTGGGAGAAATCCCATTCGAGCTTGGAAGCTGCAGCGGTTTACGGGTTGTCGATTTTTCGGAGAATCTATTGACAGGGAGCGTACCAACGAGTGTTGGGAATCTTTTGGAGCTACAAGAACTGCAGCTTAGTGTCAACCAGCTATCCGGTACCATACCTTCTGAGATATCCAAATGTGCTGCTTTGACTCATCTGGAAGTCGACAATAACCAATTTTATGGAGAAATCCCGGTTCAGATTGGCGAATTAACGAGCTTGAACTTGTTTTTCGCCTGGAAGAATAACTTAACAGGCATGATTCCTGAATCTTTGTCCCAGTGTGTGAATCTCCAGGCTCTTGATCTTTCTTACAATCAGCTCTATGGTCCGATCCCAAAACAGATTTTTAAGTTGACAAATCTGACAAAGCTGCTCCTTATCTCCAACAAACTTTCGGGGTTTATACCGCCTTATATAGGAAACTGTACGAATTTGTACAGAATCCGGATAAGTGACAACATGTTGGGGGGCACTGTTCCATTGGAAATAGGATGGTTGAAAGTTTTAAACTTTCTTGATATGAGCAACAACCATCTTGAGGGTGGCATTCCTCCTTCCATTTCCGGCTGTGAAAACCTTGAGTTCCTTGATCTTCACTCAAACGGGCTTACCGGCCCTTTGCCTGATGCCCTCCCGAAAAGTCTGCAGTTTGTGGACATTTCAGACAATAGGTTAACCGGCAACCTAACTCCTAGCATCGGTTACTTGACGAAAATAACCAAACTCAATCTTGGGAACAACCAACTAGTAGGCAGAATCCCATCTGAGATCATGTCCTGCAATAAGCTACAGCTGGTTGATCTTGGGAGCAATGGTTTTTTCGGTGATATACCGAAAGAATTGGGCAGACTTCCGTCACTGGAAATCGCTCTAAACCTCAGCAATAATGAATTCACTGGTGAGATACCAGACGAATTCTCAAATCTTGGCAAATTAGCAGTTCTCGACCTTTCCTACAACAAACTTTCTGGAAACCTTGAAATTCTCAAGAACCTTCAAAACCTTGTGACCCTCAATGTGTCATTCAACGACTTCTCAGGTGATTTGCCTAACACCCCGTTCTTCCGGAAGCTGCCTTTCAGTGACCTTGCAGGTAACAAAAATCTCTACATCTCTGGTGGGGTTCTCCCTTCTGTGGGTACTTCTGGCCATGATAAAGCCACCCTGAAGATAGCTATGCCGATTCTTGTCAGCGCCAGTGCAGTACTTGTGCTGCTTGCTATTTACCTCCTAGTACGCTCCCGAGTGGCTAAGAATAAATCCATTGAAACTGACACTTGGGAGATGACATTGTATCAGAAGATGGAGTTCTCAGTAGATGACATAATTCGAAACCTCACTTCATCTAATGTCATTGGGACTGGAAGCTCCGGGGTTGTGTACAGGGTGACAGTTCCTAGTGGGGTGACTCTAGCTGTGAAAAAGATGTGGTCTTCCGAAGAATCAGGAGCATTCGATTCTGAAATTCGGACGCTTGGTTCGATCAGACACAAGAACATTGTCCGGCTTCTGGGCTGGGGTTCGAACACAACACTAAAACTTTTGTTCTACGATTACCTTCCTAATGGGAGCTTGAGTTCTCTTCTTCATGGAGTTGGCAAGGGACGGGCAGACTGGGAAGCTAGATACGACGTAATACTGGGAATCGCACATGCTCTTGCATATTTGCACCATGACTGTGTTCCCCCGATCATACATGGTGATGTCAAAGCCATGAATGTACTATTAGGCCGTCAAATGGAGCCGTATCTTGCTGATTTTGGCCTAGCAAGACTTTTCAACAGAGAAACTGATTTTAGAGATACTTTAAAACAGAGTCAGAGACCTCATTTAGCTGGTTCTTATGGCTACATCGCACCTG AACATGCTTCGATGCAATGCATCACGGAAAAGAGCGACGTGTACAGTTTTGGGGTGGTTATCTTAGAGGTTCTTACAGGAAGGCACCCTTTAGACCCGACATTGCCAGGTGGTGCGCATTTGGTTCAATGGGTTCGAGAACACTTGCACAGTAAGCGCGACCCAGTTGATATTTTGGACCCAAAGCTAAGAGGTAGAGCTGACCCTCAGATGCATGAAATGCTACAGACACTAGCTGTCTCATTTCTGTGCCTTGGGGCACGTCCGGATGATCGTCCAATGATGAAAGATGTCGTGGCCATGCTCGAAGAAATCCGGCATGTTGACCCTGTGAGGTCGGACACCGACTTGTTGAAAGGAAATATATCTGGCAATCATAGGTCTCCTACTTCCAAGAATGTGGTTTTGCAAGGGTCCTCTAGTTGCTCTTTCGAATTCTCTGATGAATCCGTTTAA
- the LOC140892464 gene encoding uncharacterized protein isoform X2: MASSPANFIYSTVIKRHFRVFLIPWLKRNTLLCCARGREYCSSFPVKYIPKKCSINENFEPASSLVKNLVEQEKHDSLDMNVPGVKSLKVGEDKEDDFIAVNDEFTENLDYVGEDYSNICQAGQSQQDVEKSAIELLASRAFTALELKKKLQRKRFPLEVIDALIMDFQHRGLINDCLYAETFARSRWSSLSWGPRRIKQELFKKGVNEVDAVKAIKLVFENDGASEDQDSGLAMSKLSIDRLLVQASKQWMRSQGAPCETRKFRIIRWLQYRGYSWSVTKFILNKLESECP, from the exons ATGGCGTCGTCTCCTGCAAATTTCATCTACTCAACAGTAATCAAACGCCATTTCCGAGTCTTTCTGATTCCCTG GTTAAAGAGGAACACTCTCCTGTGCTGCGCAAGGGGAAGAGAGTACTGTAGCTCATTCCCAGTTAAATACATCCCAAAGAAATGTTCGATAAACGAAAATTTCGAACCCGCTTCTTCGCTTGTCAAGAACTTGGTGGAACAGGAGAAGCATGATAGTCTGGACATGAACGTGCCTGGAGTAAAATCTTTAA AGGTGGGAGAAGATAAAGAGGACGACTTCATTGCTGTGAATGATGAATTTACCGAAAATCTTGATTACGTTGGCGAGGATTATAGTAACATATGTCAAGCTGGACAAAGCCAGCAAGATGTTGAGAAGTCGGCAATTGAGTTGCTTGCTTCCAG AGCATTTACCGCATTGGAGCTGAAAAAGAAACTACAGAGAAAAAGATTTCCACTTGAAGTTATTGATGCATTGATAATGGACTTTCAGCACAG GGGTCTGATCAATGACTGCTTATATGCGGAAACATTTGCTCGCTCTAGATGGTCTTCCTTAAGCTGGGGTCCTCGGCGAATCAAACAG GAACTATTCAAGAAAGGAGTGAATGAGGTAGATGCAGTGAAGGCGATAAAACTAGTATTTGAGAATGATGGAGCCAGTGAAGATCAAGATTCAGGGCTTGCAATGTCTAAGCTATCTATTGATCGACTTTTGGTTCAGGCCTCAAAGCAATGGATGCGGAGTCAGGGCGCTCCTTGTGAAACACGAAAGTTCAGAATCATCCGGTGGCTTCAATATCGTGGATATAGTTGGAGTGTTACAAAATTTATCTTGAATAAGTTGGAATCTGAGTGTCCATAG